The DNA sequence cacattcccagctctattttgtatttttatttagaagcagggtcttTTTGAGTTGcctagcatctcgcttttgctgaggctagctttgaactcttgatcctcctgcctctgattcctgagcctgttTGTACTTAAGATCCACTACAGTTTTCAGTgcaaattatgaaattttaaaaggggtgCATAAAAATTGGTGGATGCAGGGCTGGGGAagcagctcagcggtagagcacttgcctagtgtgctcAAGGCCTGGGTTTGGTCCTTAGGTGAATGCAGGTACTACTACTAAAGCAGCTGTCTATATGGCAgttatgaggaaactgagagcaGTGGAGATGCTGGCCTTGCTTCACCTCTCAAGGAACATACAGTACCTGTAAGTCATCTGAAGGAAACcagaactggggattaaacccaaggcctcatacatgctaggcaagccccatgccaacatccccaacccttttatattttaagacagtgtttcactaagttacctcggttgacctcaaacttgccatcctcctgtctcagcctcccaagttgctgggattactggtatgtgGTACTTCATCTTTTCTGTTGTATAGCTGCTGTCAGTTGATGTTTTCTGTTATTCTAAATTTATGATTCTGGTTAAAGATACGGAAAGGTCAATCTGTCTGGAATATTTTATAACAGATTCTTGTAAGAAGGGAACAACTCGTGGAAATTTGGAGGTACAATGTTATTCTCtgattttttggtaccagaaatagAATCCAGAAGcgtttaacccctgagccacatcctcagccctttttagtttttactttgacACAAGGTcaagctaagttgcttaggaccttgctaagttgctgaggctggttttgaacttgtgatcttcctgtctcagccttcttaGTTGTTGGGATTACACACTTGTGCCACAACTCCCAGCTCTCTCTGATTCAATTCTGATCTAAGAGCTGGAAAACAGAAGAGTCAAAAACTTTGTTTTAATAGGGAAGACATTTACAAGAAGTGCACAAAGATCCTTTCAATATATAGACTGCAAAACTCATTCACTGCAGAGTATGCATAGTTTTGGTGGACACATTTAGccccatgaaaaataaattactgtagGGGTAATGATTAAAGTGACATAATACCTTGCAagtaaaattttgtcttttttcaaaaaattcaatTTCTCATGATCAAATActttaaggttttctttaagaGTTTTGGAAGTTACTGAATGTCTAGTTTTGACAGTGAACACCACTCCCATCCTTACTCCTCTCTACTTTTATCAAAAAATGGTAAAGATATACTTTTGTGTGAGCGTGCGAAGAAAACCGAGTTACCCTGAGTCCTGCTTCAGTGAGCTCCAGGCAGTAtctgttcctttcctttgtttccaCATTGATATAGGCCACGTCATCTGCACAGCGTAGGCTTTTTGAGACAAACATGTTGTTCACAGCAAAGAGAACGTCGTTCACAACTGCTTCAGCTTCCAGCCTCATGTCTTTCATGTCAGTTCCTTCAAAGCCATTAAGCTCTGAGCCTTCCTCGAACCCCGACAAACTGCTTAGCTCCATGGGATTGCAGTCTGTTTCCATTCTGACAAAAAGtacatatgatattttttttaacagaaagacatttaaaacatTGTTGATTGAAATAGCTTGGCATGAAACACTAAGTAGCTAACAATTTTTAGGGAGAATACATTCTAAAATCATTTCCAGTAAAATTACAGATATCTATGGATCAAAAAAAGGGtcttggggctggtgttgtggcttatcggtagagcgcttgcctggcacgtgcggggccctgggttcaatcctcagcaccacatataaatcaataaaataaaggtattaaaaaaaagggcCTTTCTTCCCCACTTACCCCTAAAAGATTAATTCCCATATTGATTAGC is a window from the Urocitellus parryii isolate mUroPar1 chromosome 6, mUroPar1.hap1, whole genome shotgun sequence genome containing:
- the Gskip gene encoding GSK3B-interacting protein, which translates into the protein METDCNPMELSSLSGFEEGSELNGFEGTDMKDMRLEAEAVVNDVLFAVNNMFVSKSLRCADDVAYINVETKERNRYCLELTEAGLRVVGYAFDQVEDHLQTPYHETVYSLLDTLSPAYREAFGNALLQRLEALKRDGQS